The genomic interval GGAGGGATCGATCTGCATGAAGGCGGCTCGCGCAGTTCTATACACCAGCGGCAGGGCGACTACAACCGCCGCGAGCACGGTCGCTCCCCAGGAAAAAACGACGCGCACGCCGAGCGCTAAAAAGAGCTTGCCCAGCGGACCGTTTTTTCCGAACGCGAGAAGCAGCGCATAGCCGAGAACCGTCGGAGGGAGCACCATCGGAAGCGTGCACGATGCATCGATCGCCGCCCTGGCGAACCCTTTAGCCCTCAGGCTGACTCCCGCTAAAAGGACTCCGAAAACGAAGGCGATCGCCGTCGCCGTCGTTGACGTCTGCAGGGATACGAACAGCGGTGACCAATCCATCAGGGCTCCTTGAATCCGAACGAGGCGAAGACCGCTTGCGCCTCCGGCGACGATAACCAATCAAGGAAGGCTCTCGCTTCCTTCTCGCGGGGTCCTCCCTGCATGGCGGCCGCAGGAAACAGAACAGGAGCATGCGAAACGGGAGGAGCGGCGGCGGCCACCCGTACCTTGACGCTTGAGAGAGCATCCGTCAAATACACGATGCCGGCTGCCGCATCCCCGTTTTCGACATAGGACAAAACCTGACGCACATCCTTGCCGTAGACGGCCTTTTTTTTCGCGTCCTCCAAAATACCGTAAAACCGCAGAACTTCTTCCGCGTACTGGCCGACCGGCACGCTCGAAGGCTCCCCGAGCGCGATGAACGCATGGTTAAGGGCCGGCACATCTTCGAAAGAATCGATGCCTTTTGAATCCTTCGGGACGACGAGCACGATGGAGTTCGCGAGGAGATTCCTCCTGGTTCCCGGCGACAGGAGACCCTGTTTTTCGAGCGCGTCCATAAACCGGGGAGAAGCCGAAATAAACACATCGATAGGCGCTCCCTGGGAAATCTGCGCCTGAAGAGAGCCGGAAGCGCCGAACACAGGCGTAATCCGTACTGAAGGCTCGACATCGGCATAGAGAGCCGCGCACGCGTTCAAGGCGTCCGTAAGGCCTGCTCCTGCCGCGACCGTCAAGGACGTTTCGGTCTTGCCTCCAGCAAAAAGTGGAATACTACACGACAAGGCTGAAAACAATGCTAAGGCGGCTATCCTTTTTTTCACGGTTGCTCCTTCGAGAGAGGTTTAAAAAACTGAAGGCCGCGGAGAATCTCTATCGAAACTCCGCGGCCTTGCCGGATCAGATTCTCATCTGACAGCAGTATACTACTGAAGAAATGGCTCTTTGATCAAGGCGTTTTTGCAATAATATGCAATAAACACGTTTTTTTCTGCATAAATATTGACTTTTACAGAATTCGCTCATACTATACCGGTATGGCTAGTGAACTTGCAGACTGGAGAGCCTTTCTTGAGGAAGGCCGTAGGTATCACCGGACAGCGCAAGGAGGCGTTCGCCGGCCGGATGTATTCACCCCCGCGATTATCCAAAATATCGCGGCGATGGGTATCGAAAAGTATTTCATGTCTATCTTTATGAAGCGAGGAACCCTGCCCCGCAACCACACCATGACCGATCTGCTTGAAGAAGCGGCCTCCTTCATGATTATCCCCGGCGATGTGGAGGCGACGCTGCGGTACATGGATTCGCTTCAGCGAATCTGCTCCATGGACGATTTCCAAATTACGAGTCCGCGAACGGAAGACGTGCCACGCTTCATAGAAGCCCTCGATTCGCTCGCCGCGATGGCGGGCGTGCAACCAGAAGACGCATGAACGGCCGCCGGATCGCCGTTCTTGACACCACGCTCAGGGACGGCGCCCAGGCTGCGGGAGCGGGTTTTACCCTCGCGGAAAAACTCGCCCTCGTGCAGGCTCTCTCCCTCCTCCGCGTAGACATCATCGAAGCAGGCTTTCCCGCCGCATCCCGCCGCGAATTTGAGGCGTGCTCGCAAGCCGTTTCGCATCTGGACAGCCGGTCCGGCGCGAAACCTGCCGTAGCGGTCATGTGCCGCTCGCTTCCGGAGGACATCGTCCGGTGCGGCAGGGCCCTCGGCGGAGCCGAAAACGGAATCATCCACCTCTCGCTTCCGGTCAGCGATCTGCATATGCAGGCCAAGTTCAAAGCCTCCCGGCGGGACATGCTGAAAAAGGCGGAGGACGCGATAGCTTTCGCGCTCGGCCATGCGAACGCGATAGAAATGGGAGCCGAGGACGCGACGAGGGCAGACCCCGAATTTCTCGCCGACTACTGCAGCTGCGCGATACGGGCAGGAGCGGGAATCGTAAACATCGCAGATACGGTCGGAATATCTACGCCCCGAAAAATGCAAAAGCTGATCGCTCGTCTGCTCGAACGGGTTCCGGGGTTCGCACGAGGGGAAGCTGTTCTTTCCGTACACTGCCATAACGATCTGGGACTCGCGACGGCCAATACTCTTTCGGCGATAGAGGCGGGATGCGGGCAAATCGAAACGAGCCTGCGGGGAATCGGAGAGCGGGCGGGCAACGCCGCTTTGGAGGAAATCGCCGCCGTCATCTGCGCGAACGCCTCCGCCTTTCCCATCGAGACGAACCTGAATCTCTCGATGCTCGCGGAGGCCAGCGCCCTGGCGGGAAAAATCTCGGGCCTCGGCATACCGCCGTTCAGGGCTGTCTGGGGATCGACCGCTTCAGCCCACGCTTCGGGAATACATCAAAGCGGAATCCAAAAAGACGCTAACACCTACCGGGCCTTCCAAAGCGAGCTGCTCGGATTTTCCGGCAGCCGCACGGCAATCTCTCAGTACTCCGGAAAAGCGGGACTCGCCGCGTTTCTAAAAGAATATGCCGCGATCGATCTTTCTCAAGATCCCGACGGCTCTTCTGACGCGGCGACTCAGATTCTCCGCCGGATAAAAAAAGAAGGGGCCGAATGCGGACTCGCCGAAATCCTCGGCGAACTGCGGCATGCCGGCCTCTACGATCTGCCGGTTCTTGCCGCGGAAGTCGCGGAAGACGCCCGTACCTGCGCACAGAAACCGATTCCCGCTCTGAAACAAACAATCGATGCTATGCGGCGCGATATCGAAAACTCGGGAGCGGATCTGCCGGAGCTCTCTGATTATTCGATCATCCAGGGGCCGCTCAAGGCGAGGGTATTTCTTGAATTCAGGCATCCCTGCCGGCCGGAAGAAACGCTCGCCTTCGAGAGAACGGGCGAGGACGCCATGGACACTGTTCGACGCTGTTTCCTCGACGCGGCTAATTCGACCAGGGCCCTGCGTTCAGCGCAAGGCTCATGACGGAAGCGGGGTCGGCAGACCAGAGGCTCCAATCACGGACGGGAGAGCCGCCGAGAGAACGATAAAAAGCTTGAGCCGGAATGTTCTCGTCTAACACCGCCCACTCAACGCTTGCGCAATCTTCTTCAGCGGCGATTTTCGCGAGCGTCCCCAGGAGAAAACGGCCGACGCCCTTCGACCGATGCGCATGATGGACAAAAAGATCCTCCACGAAAAGCTTTCGCCTCCCCGCGAACGTCGAATACCCGAAATACCAGAGAACAAAGCCCATCGTTGCTCCGTCGCCGGATGCGTCCGCGTTTTCCAAGTCGTCTGCAAAGGCCGCATGGACGACGCCGTTCGGATGCAGGGCGGAAAAAAGATCCGCCTCGGTTGAAACGCAGAGAGCGCCGAGCCTTTCGTATTTCGCGAGGCGGCGCACCCACGCGAGAACCTCGCCAGAGTCTTCCGGCGTCGCCGTTCTGAATACCACTGCCGCTACGCCCGGGCAGAACAGGAAGGCCCGCAGGACGCGGAGCAGGCGGCGCATGAGCTTGCGCTCGCCGCCCGGCCGCATGAGCCGTCCATCGCCTGGAACCATCCCTTCAATTCGTCGAGTTCCTCGGCCTCTTCGGCGTCGACGGCGCGGAGCTTCAAGCTGGAAAACGCGTCTGCGAGCTCATGATCCAGAAACCGATAGCCCGAGACGGCAAGCCAGAAACGGAATCCGTCGGCTCCGTCCGCGTTATACGCCTCGCCGCGGAAAGCCGCGTCGGAACGGCACCTCGCAATGCATCTAAAAGCGTCAATCATCGACATCTTCCGCCCCCTTGTCTTTCAATCCGTATTTGACGACGCGCAATCCCATCATGCGCTCGGTGATTCCCAGATTAGCCGCCGCGCGAGACACGTTTCCGCCCGTTCGCTTCAATTCCTCGCGAAGTATTTCCCGCTCGACCGATTCCATCGTTTCCTGAAGTCCGCCGGTTCGGGTATTCGGATCGCGGCGAGTCTTTTGCAATCCGGCCGGCAGATGGTAGCTGTGAAGATTTCCGTCGGTGGATAGGATGACGGCGCGCTCGATGCAGTTCTCCAGCTCGCGCACATTGCCCGGCCAATCGTACGACATCAACAGATGCGTGGCCGGAGCGGAAATGGAACGTATCTTCTTTCCATGCTCTTTGGAGAACCGTTCGATAAAATGATTCGCGAGCAGCAAGATATCCGTCTTCCGTTCGCGCAACGGCGGAATAACCAGCGGAAACACGTTTATTCTATAGAAGAGATCTTCGCGGAAGCGTCCTTCGGCGATAAGCTTCTCAAGGTTCCGGTTGGTAGCGGCGATGATCCGAACATTCACCCGAATGGTGCGGCATCCGCCGACGCGTTCGAATTCGCGCTCCTGCAGGACGCGCAGAAAGGTCGCCTGTACGGCCATCGGCATCTCGCCGATCTCGTCCAGAAAAATAGTGCCCCCGTCCGCAAGTTCGAACCGGCCTTTGCGCGCGTTCACTGCGTTCGTAAATGCTCCTTTTTCATGGCCGAAAAGCTCGCTCTCGATCAAGCTTTCGGGAATCGCCGCGCAATTGAGCTTTATAAAAGGGGCCTCCGCACGGGGAGAATTATAATGAATCGCGTGGGCAATGCGCTCCTTCCCTACCCCGCTTTCTCCCAGGAGCAAAACGGTCGCCCCGGTCGAACTGACCTGGTCGATCTGTTGATACAAGAGGCGCATAATCTTTGAATTCCCGATCACGCTGGAAGGCCTGTACTGCGTCTGGAGCGCCGCCTGAAGCCGCTCGTTCTCTTCGCGCAGCTTGACCATCTCCTCCTCGCGCGCCTGCCTGAGCCTGACGGCCTGGCTAATCGACGCCGCGATGATCATCATGAGCTTCATGATTCCGTCGAGGGTATTGTCCGGATTATAGGGAATGTCTATGCCGATGGCTCCGATTGCCTCGGTTCCGGCCTTGATCGGCACGCACACGAAGGAAATGCTTCTGGTATCCTGATTTCTCCGCGCGCCCGTCCTGTCCAGAAAGTCCGGCTCGTCCGCTATCCGCGGAATGGCCACCGGGTTCCCCGTCTCGATGACCCGCCCGATGATTCCTTCCCCCGGCTGATAATGGCCTTTCTCGATCTCTCCCATGCCGTAGCCCCAGGCTTCTCCGATCGTGATGTCTCCGCGGCTCCGGTTCAAAATGGTGATGATGCCCCGCTGGATGCCGACATGCCGGCCCATCGTCTCCATTACCGAATTGAGAACGGTTTCTATATCCAGGGACTGGGAAAGGATTGCGCTGATTTCATAGAGGAGGCTGAGTTCGCACGAACAATGCTCAAGGCGGGACATACACTGCAAACCGGTCATCGACTCTCCTCTGGAGATTCGGCCCTACCGGCTCGCGCAGGACAATCCGGTATACCAGATCATCCTGAATATTTATTCATAAATACTGCATAAATACGCTCTTTGTCAAGGGCAGGAAGGGATACGCGCACTACCTTTCACTCGCCGCAAGCGCGCCACGCTCACCCGCGCACCCTACCTTTCACTCGCCGGAAAGCGCGCCACGCTCACCCGCGCGCGCACTACCTTTCACTCACCGTAAGCGTGCCACGCTCACCCGCGCGCACCACCTTTCACTCGCCGGTAAGCGCATCACGCTCAATCGCGCGCACTACCTTTCACTCGCCGCAAGCGCGCCACGCTTTCCGCGCGCGCACTACCTTTCACTCGAGTGTAAGCGCACCACGCTTTCCGCGCGCGCACTACCTTTCACTCGCCGGTAAGCGCATCACGCTTAATCGCGCGCACTACCTTTCACTCGAGTGTAAGCGCGCCACGCTTTCCGCGCACCATACCTTTCACTCACTACAAGCGTACCACGCTCAATCGCGCGCACTACCTTTCACTCGCCGCAAGCGCATCACGCTCAATCACGCGCACTACCCTTCACCCCCGAGTAAGCGCTCCACGCTCAATCGCGCGCACTACCTTTCACTCACCGCAAGCGTGCCACGCTCACGCGCGCGCACTACCTTTCACTCAGCGCATGCGTACCACGCTCACCCGCGCGCACTACCTTTCACTCGCCGGTAAGCGCATCACGCTCACCCGCGCGCGCTACCTTTCACTCGCCGGTAAGCGCATCACGCTCACCCGCGCGCACTACCTTTCACCCGCCGCAAGCGCATCCCGCTCGATCGCGCGCACTACCTTTCACTCATCGATAAGCGCATCACGCTCTATCGCGCGCACGACCTTTCACTCGAGTGTAAGCGCATCACGCTCAATCGCGCGCGCTACCTTTCACTCATCGCAAGCGTGCCACGCTCACCCGCGCGCACTACCTTTCACTCGCCGCAAGCGCGCCACGCTCACCCGCGCACCCTACCTTTCACTAATCGATAAGCGCGCCACGCTCAATCGCGCGCACTACCTTTCACCCGCCGCAAACGTGCCCCGCTCACCTGCGCGCACTACCTTTCACTCGCCGGTAAGCGTATCACGCTCAATCGCGCGCACTACCTTTCACCCGCCGCAAGCGCGCCACGCTCACCCGCGCGCGCTACCTTTCACTCGCCGTAAACGTGCCACGCTCACCCGCGCGCACGACCTTTCACTCGCGGGTAAGCGCATCACGCTCACCCGCGCGCGCACTACCTTTCACTCGCCGGTAAGCGCATCCCGCTCACCCGCGCGCACTACCTTTCACTCACCGGTAAGCGCGCCACGATCGATCGCGAAATACGCTTAGCCGATCGCTTCGCTGCCGCGTTCGCCGGTGCGGATGCGTATGCATTGCTCAAGGGGCATCACCCAGATCTTGCCGTCTCCGATGCGGCCGCTGCGGGCGCCCTTGATTATGGCGTCCACGGTCACGTCGACGAACTCGTCGTTCACGGCGATATCAAGCCTGATCTTCTTAAGCAAGTTTATCTCGGTTATGGCTCCGCGGTACTCTTCGGTGAACCCCGCCTGCTTGCCGCAGCCCTGGGCCGGAGTAACGGTCATCTTGGTGACTTTCGCTTCCACGAGCGCCTTCTTCACATCGTCCAGCTTCTGCGGCTGGATAAGGGCAACTATCAGTTTCATCGCTGTCTCCTCCCTGTCAATCGATAATCTGGAAGCCGGCATAGGCTTCGGATGCGTGTTCCGAACGGTCGAGTCCGGTCAACTCTTCTTCGCGCGTAACGCGGATGCCGACGGTGTATTTCAGGACGAGCCACACGGCCAACGCGACCGCGAAAGAGAAACCGGCGACTGAAACGACGCCGATCGACTGTTTCGCCAGCAAGCCGAATCCGCCTCCGTTCAAGAGGCCGTTCCCCGTGGCGGTTCCGGTAATCCCGTCAATCGCAAACAGACCGACTGCAAGGGTGCCCCACATGCCGTTCATCAAATGCACGGAAAGCGCTCCGACCGGATCGTCGAGCTTGCGCTTATCGAAAAAGAGAACGCTGAACACGACGAGCACGCCGGAAACGAGGCCGATCATCGCCGCTCCGCCGACATCGACGAAGGCGCAGCCGGCCGTGATTCCCACGAGGCCGGCGAGAGCTCCGTTGATGATCATCGAAAGGTCGGGGCGTCCCAGCAGGAACCAGGAAGCGATCGTGGAGGAAAGAATCGCGACAGCAGCGGAAGTGTTGGTCGTCACCGCGATGTGCGCGATGGCGGAACCGTCGCCCACAGCCATAGTCGATCCGGGGTTGAAGCCGAACCAGCCGAACCACAGCACAAGACCGCCGAGCGTCACCATAGACATATTGTGTCCGAGTATCGGAACCGTCGAACCGTCGGCCCGGTACTTGCCGTGGCGGGGTCCGAGAACCATTACGCCCGCGAGCGCCGCCCAACCGCCGACCGAATGCACTACCGTCGAACCGGCGAAATCGAAAAAGCCGAGGTTCTGCAGCCATCCGCCGCCCCATATCCAATGCCCGGTCACCGGGTACATGACCGCGACCAGAATAAACGCGAACACGATGAAGGAAGTGAATTTGATCCGTTCGGCGACGGCCCCGGACACGATGGTCGCCGCGGTTCCCGCGAACACGAGCTGGAAAAAGAATTTCGCCCAAAAGGGAACCCGGGCCCACGAAATCGCGCCGAAACCCTCGTCCACGCCGCCGTTGGCGAAGAACAGATTCGTCAAACCGACGAAGGCGTTGCCGTCGCCGAACATCAATCCCCACCCGATGAACCAGAAGGAGAGGGAGGCGATCGCGAACACGATAAAGTTTTTGGAAAGAATGTTGACCGCGTTTTTGCTGCGGCACAGGCCGGTCTCGACCATGGCGAAGCCGAGATTCATAAAGAAAACGAGGAATGCCGACAACAGCACCCACAGAGTATCCAGTCCCATGATCAGGGTTTCGACTTGCGACAAGCCGCCGACTGCGTCCATAGGAACCTCCAAAGAAAGTGATCCTACGTCATTGTAGTCGGCGCCGCACCGCTCTCGAAACGGCAACCTGAATTGCGCAAAACATAGCCTGTTCGCCCGCCGTGAGTCAAGATCTCTAAAACATGAAAAAAAAGAGGCAGGACGGGCACCGGCGGGAGAGAGCAAAAAGTTCGGAGCCCCCTCAACCGAAAGATCAAAGGAGGCTCGCGATCGTCACGGGGAAGAAAGAGGGCGGTACCGGAAACAGTCTGTCGTGTGCGCGTTTATCAGGCCGACGGCCTGGGCGTAGGCCTGCATGATCGTCGACCCGACGAACTTCATGCCGCGTTTTTTCAAGTCCGCGGATATCGCGTCGGAAAGTTCGGAGGTCGTCGGTATCTCCTGGATAGTCCGATAGGCGGGCTGAAGCGGCGCGCAATCCGCAAAGCGCCAGAGATACGCGTCGAAGGAGCCGAACTCTTCGCGGATCTTCAGCACCGCGAGCGCGTTGGTTTTCACCGAACCGATTTTGAGCCGGTTTCTCACTATCCCCGGATTCGCAAGAAGCGCCTCCTCGTCGGAAGCGTCGATCTTCGAGCACCGTTCAATGTCGAAATCAAAAAACGCGCGGCGGTAATTATCCCGCTTTTTCAAAATCGTATCCCAGGAAAGCCCGGCCTGCGCGCCCTCGAGAATCAGCATCTCGAAGAGCAGCCGGTCGTCGTGTACGGGCACTCCCCAGTCCCTGTCGTGGTACAGCACGTAGGCTTCATTGTTCGGGGGAACCCAGGCGCATCGCGTTTCCATCAGGGCTTCTGCAGGCTGGAAAGAAGAATTTTGATTTCGTTATACGTCAGACGGTTCGGCCGTTTGCCGCCCCCGAGGTAATAATTGACTACCTCGCCGTCCGCTTCGACACCCTCGTTGTACACGTACTGGAAGCGCATCTGGATGTACTCTTCGGGAACCGCGGGAACGCCGTCTTTCGAGGACGAGGAGGAAACCTCGCCGTTCGCGAGAACGCGGAAATCCATGTACTGGCTTTCTTTCTTGTTCTTGTTGTCGTAGGCGGCAATCGCCTTTTCGAGCCAGGCGGCGAGGCGCTTCGCCGATTCGGGAGTGATTATCGTCCCGGCGGCGGCCTCGTCCAGCGGAACAACCTTCGCGCCCGGACTCGTTTTGCCCTCGCCGATGGAAACCATCGTTCCGTTCACGCGGTATACATAGAGCCTGTCGCCGGGAGTGCTCATCCTGCGCGCGACCGTATCTTCCGTCGCGACTCTGGATTGAACGGGAGCCATGCCGTAGAAGCCGACGGTTCCCGGCTCCGGCCCCCTCGATACGGAAGGAACGCTGAGGCAGCCGGCGGCTCCGACTGCGAGCAGAAGGGCGGGAATACAGTTCAACACACTTTTTATCATACATCCTCCAAGACTTTGCTCTATTTTGCCTTGGGAGGACCGATTCTGTCAAACACAGTTTTTCAGCTCGTCTTGAATCTGCCGATTTCGCCCGTTACGGACTGTATTGCCGAACGGTTTTCTGACGCGAGCGTTACCACCTGGGCGATCGCCTTGTTGATCTCGCCGGTGCCGAGGCTCATCTCGTCCATGCTTTCGCGGATGCGCTGAGTAATTTCGACCAGCTGGTTCATTTCCTGCAGAATAGCGCGGCTTCCTTCGAGTATCTGGCTCGCCCGGTCGTTTACAATGCCGCTTTCGTCCCGCATGCGGCTGAGGCTCTCAAGCACGCGCGAATTGCCCTGGCTTTGCTCTTCCATCGATGCGTGGATATGCCTCTGCTGTTCGGAAACCGTGGACACCGATTCGCGCACGCCGTTGAAGGCCTTTCCCGCGTCCTCGGAGGATACGACCACCTTGTCTATGGAAACCTTGAGGCTCTTCAATTCGCGGGAAATCGTCTTTGACTGCGCGGCCGCGTTCTCCGCGAGAACCCGGATTTCGTCCGCCACGACCGCGAAGCCGGCGCCGGCCTCCCCCGCGTGAGCCGCTTCGATGGCGGCGTTCATCGCCAAAAGATTCGTTCGCGCTGCGATCGAAGTAACGATCGTATTCGCCTCGGCGAGGCTCGCCGACTGGCCTTCTATCGCCTTAACCAAACCGATTACATCCGAAATGCGGGAATACCCTGTCTCAGAAACATCCTTGAGCTCAAAGAAGCGCTCGTTGTTTTTTTCCAGATTCCGCCGAACCGACTCGACGTTCGCGATCATCTGCTCGACGCTCGCGGAACTGTCGGTGATGCTTTCTGTCTGCGCGTCGAGGCCGCTCGAAAGAGCGTCGATATTTTTCGTGATTTCCTGAACCGTCGCGGAGGTTTCGTTCACACCTGCGGCCTGGCTCAGTACCTGTTGTTTCACGCTCTCGATATTCGCGTTGATCTGAAAAACCGCCGCGGACGTTTCTTCCATGTTCGCCGAAAGCTCTCCTCCCAGCTCTCCCAGCCGCATGCCGGACGTCCGTATCGAGGCTATTATCTCCTGAAGCATCGATATAAAGGTATTAAAATCCCTGGAGAGCTTGCCTATTTCGTCCTCGCCCGCGACCGGAAGCCGCTGGGTAAGATCGGCCTCGCCGCTGGAAATATCCTCGAGAGCCGCGGCGGTTCGCTTGATCGGCGCGACAAAGGCGCTCGAAAGATAGCTCACGAGGGCGACCAACAGCGCAGCGCCGATGATAAAAGCGACCACGAGCCGCCGGGTGAGGGACCGGGAGCCATCAAGAACTTCAGAACGGGGAATGGAGGCGGCGATTATCCAGGGTTCCTGGGCCGTACCCATGCGCAGGGGAACGAAGGTTTTCATGAAGGGTTGCGCGTCGTCGGAGGCGGGATACGGTCCGCTAACGGTATCGCCCATATTGAACGCTTCGATCAAGCTCGAAGAATACTCGGCCTCGAATTCCCGGGCTACCTTCCCCACCTTCTCAGGATCGGGATCGTACACAACGGTTCCCGTCGCGGAGAGAAGACGCAAATAGCCGGTTTTATACAGAATTTCATTGGAAAAAACGCTGATGAACTTGGACACCGGAATATCAACCCCGGCGGCGCCGAGAACCCTGCCGTAGCGGTTCTTTATCGGTACGACGAAGGACGTCATCACGGCCGGCTCTCCGCCGATTGTTCCGACGAAGGGTTCAAGTATCTGTTCAAGCCCGGTTTTCTTCGCGGTCTGGTAATACCCGCCTGAATACCCGGAATCGTAGCCGGTCAGAATTTCCCTGGTCGGAATAATCTCGAGATCCACGACCTTGTCGGCGCCGGTGTCCTTGAACTGGGCGAGATTGCTGTTCGTGTCGACAGAATTCGAGGGATCCATCGTCCAGCGGAGATTGAAGCGCCCGCTGGGGTCCTGTCCGCTCTGTCCCGCGTACTTCGCGTCGAGGCCGTCGAAAAGGCCCGGCTCCCAGAGAGTCCAGACAGCGTAAAAACGGGGATTGGACTTGAGCTTAACGAGGGCATAGCTTTCCGCGTACGCTCTCCTGTCCTCCGGAGCGATGGTTTCAAGATTCGCAAGAGTCGATGAAAGATCGCGCGCCGTCGAAATAACCAGATTCATCTCAGCCGCGAAGTTTGCGGCCTTTCCCGAGGCAAGCGCCCGCATATAGAGCTCCGCCGCGGCGGAACTGTTCTTTTCCGTGTAGTAATTGATATACAGAGCCGTAGTCGTATACATAGCAATAACCGCGGCCGCTATGCGCACCGCGATCTTAACCGCGAGCCGCGTCCTGAATCCACTCATATGGGCATCTCTCATAGTAAAAAGTATATAGGCCTCATCCCCGCTTGTCAAAGCTGGTTTACAGGTCAGTACATACAATGTACCAGATAATGGAGATTATGGATATAACGTAAATTCAGTACAAAGAGAGTATGATATTCCCCGACCCGGCAAGGTCGTTCATACGCGCCGGCTGCGCGGTTTTTTTTCGCCCCTGCTGCGACCTTCTGCCTCGATCTGACTCCGGAATACCTTGATCACAGGATCCGATACAGTAGAAAAAAAACGGCTGACAAGCGCGCGTTCCGGTAATAAACTAAAGTTCATGGTTTTTCGATCAAAAAAAAAGGAGAACGGATATGGCGCAATGGATGGAAGGAAAAATAGACGTATCGGCGGAGAAGGCCGGGTATGACGAAAAGAGGATCGCCGTCCTCGCTGACTATTACGGAAATCTGATCGACGCGGGGAAGATCCGGGCCGCAGGCTTCCTGATGGCCAGAAACGGAGGCGTATTCTGCCAC from Teretinema zuelzerae carries:
- the modB gene encoding molybdate ABC transporter permease subunit, producing MDWSPLFVSLQTSTTATAIAFVFGVLLAGVSLRAKGFARAAIDASCTLPMVLPPTVLGYALLLAFGKNGPLGKLFLALGVRVVFSWGATVLAAVVVALPLVYRTARAAFMQIDPSLVPAARTLGMTERSIFLRVLIPSALPGLLAGTALAFARALGEFGATLMLAGNIPGKTQTIPVAIYFAAESGRNNLALRWVAVVACISLASVAALNACERRMK
- the modA gene encoding molybdate ABC transporter substrate-binding protein produces the protein MKKRIAALALFSALSCSIPLFAGGKTETSLTVAAGAGLTDALNACAALYADVEPSVRITPVFGASGSLQAQISQGAPIDVFISASPRFMDALEKQGLLSPGTRRNLLANSIVLVVPKDSKGIDSFEDVPALNHAFIALGEPSSVPVGQYAEEVLRFYGILEDAKKKAVYGKDVRQVLSYVENGDAAAGIVYLTDALSSVKVRVAAAAPPVSHAPVLFPAAAMQGGPREKEARAFLDWLSSPEAQAVFASFGFKEP
- a CDS encoding LeuA family protein, whose protein sequence is MNGRRIAVLDTTLRDGAQAAGAGFTLAEKLALVQALSLLRVDIIEAGFPAASRREFEACSQAVSHLDSRSGAKPAVAVMCRSLPEDIVRCGRALGGAENGIIHLSLPVSDLHMQAKFKASRRDMLKKAEDAIAFALGHANAIEMGAEDATRADPEFLADYCSCAIRAGAGIVNIADTVGISTPRKMQKLIARLLERVPGFARGEAVLSVHCHNDLGLATANTLSAIEAGCGQIETSLRGIGERAGNAALEEIAAVICANASAFPIETNLNLSMLAEASALAGKISGLGIPPFRAVWGSTASAHASGIHQSGIQKDANTYRAFQSELLGFSGSRTAISQYSGKAGLAAFLKEYAAIDLSQDPDGSSDAATQILRRIKKEGAECGLAEILGELRHAGLYDLPVLAAEVAEDARTCAQKPIPALKQTIDAMRRDIENSGADLPELSDYSIIQGPLKARVFLEFRHPCRPEETLAFERTGEDAMDTVRRCFLDAANSTRALRSAQGS
- a CDS encoding GNAT family N-acetyltransferase produces the protein MRPGGERKLMRRLLRVLRAFLFCPGVAAVVFRTATPEDSGEVLAWVRRLAKYERLGALCVSTEADLFSALHPNGVVHAAFADDLENADASGDGATMGFVLWYFGYSTFAGRRKLFVEDLFVHHAHRSKGVGRFLLGTLAKIAAEEDCASVEWAVLDENIPAQAFYRSLGGSPVRDWSLWSADPASVMSLALNAGPWSN
- a CDS encoding sigma-54 interaction domain-containing protein, with the translated sequence MTGLQCMSRLEHCSCELSLLYEISAILSQSLDIETVLNSVMETMGRHVGIQRGIITILNRSRGDITIGEAWGYGMGEIEKGHYQPGEGIIGRVIETGNPVAIPRIADEPDFLDRTGARRNQDTRSISFVCVPIKAGTEAIGAIGIDIPYNPDNTLDGIMKLMMIIAASISQAVRLRQAREEEMVKLREENERLQAALQTQYRPSSVIGNSKIMRLLYQQIDQVSSTGATVLLLGESGVGKERIAHAIHYNSPRAEAPFIKLNCAAIPESLIESELFGHEKGAFTNAVNARKGRFELADGGTIFLDEIGEMPMAVQATFLRVLQEREFERVGGCRTIRVNVRIIAATNRNLEKLIAEGRFREDLFYRINVFPLVIPPLRERKTDILLLANHFIERFSKEHGKKIRSISAPATHLLMSYDWPGNVRELENCIERAVILSTDGNLHSYHLPAGLQKTRRDPNTRTGGLQETMESVEREILREELKRTGGNVSRAAANLGITERMMGLRVVKYGLKDKGAEDVDD
- a CDS encoding P-II family nitrogen regulator → MKLIVALIQPQKLDDVKKALVEAKVTKMTVTPAQGCGKQAGFTEEYRGAITEINLLKKIRLDIAVNDEFVDVTVDAIIKGARSGRIGDGKIWVMPLEQCIRIRTGERGSEAIG
- a CDS encoding ammonium transporter — its product is MDAVGGLSQVETLIMGLDTLWVLLSAFLVFFMNLGFAMVETGLCRSKNAVNILSKNFIVFAIASLSFWFIGWGLMFGDGNAFVGLTNLFFANGGVDEGFGAISWARVPFWAKFFFQLVFAGTAATIVSGAVAERIKFTSFIVFAFILVAVMYPVTGHWIWGGGWLQNLGFFDFAGSTVVHSVGGWAALAGVMVLGPRHGKYRADGSTVPILGHNMSMVTLGGLVLWFGWFGFNPGSTMAVGDGSAIAHIAVTTNTSAAVAILSSTIASWFLLGRPDLSMIINGALAGLVGITAGCAFVDVGGAAMIGLVSGVLVVFSVLFFDKRKLDDPVGALSVHLMNGMWGTLAVGLFAIDGITGTATGNGLLNGGGFGLLAKQSIGVVSVAGFSFAVALAVWLVLKYTVGIRVTREEELTGLDRSEHASEAYAGFQIID
- a CDS encoding DNA-3-methyladenine glycosylase I; protein product: METRCAWVPPNNEAYVLYHDRDWGVPVHDDRLLFEMLILEGAQAGLSWDTILKKRDNYRRAFFDFDIERCSKIDASDEEALLANPGIVRNRLKIGSVKTNALAVLKIREEFGSFDAYLWRFADCAPLQPAYRTIQEIPTTSELSDAISADLKKRGMKFVGSTIMQAYAQAVGLINAHTTDCFRYRPLSSP